Proteins encoded in a region of the Rutidosis leptorrhynchoides isolate AG116_Rl617_1_P2 chromosome 9, CSIRO_AGI_Rlap_v1, whole genome shotgun sequence genome:
- the LOC139866232 gene encoding uncharacterized protein isoform X1 yields the protein MSLATLASLLKPTSVTTTIIFIVTVSGASSVVFLACNLLRLLRHRMNRIEEYVGSCKREGDDGLLVLIGKSCMYCYLRYCLIPPFHPKNNNIWKLEKDGYFSRLLQLDKVTKCCRTK from the exons ATGTCCTTAGCGACGTTAGCGTCTCTGCTGAAACCAACATCCGTCACAACCACCATCATATTCATCGTCACTGTCTCAGGCGCAAGCTCCGTCGTCTTCCTTGCCTGCAACCTACTCCGTCTTCTCCGCCATCGT ATGAACAGAATTGAAGAGTATGTAGGTTCCTGCAAGAGAGAGGGTGATGATGGTTTACTGGTGCTCATAGGCAAAAG TTGTATGTATTGTTACCTCAGATATTGCCTAATTCCACCGTTTCATCCAAAAAACAACAACATTTGGAAGCTGGAAAAAGATG GCTACTTTTCAAGATTATTACAACTGGATAAAGTAACAAAATGTTGTCGCACCAAGTGA
- the LOC139866232 gene encoding uncharacterized protein isoform X2 translates to MSLATLASLLKPTSVTTTIIFIVTVSGASSVVFLACNLLRLLRHRMNRIEEYVGSCKREGDDGLLVLIGKRYCLIPPFHPKNNNIWKLEKDGYFSRLLQLDKVTKCCRTK, encoded by the exons ATGTCCTTAGCGACGTTAGCGTCTCTGCTGAAACCAACATCCGTCACAACCACCATCATATTCATCGTCACTGTCTCAGGCGCAAGCTCCGTCGTCTTCCTTGCCTGCAACCTACTCCGTCTTCTCCGCCATCGT ATGAACAGAATTGAAGAGTATGTAGGTTCCTGCAAGAGAGAGGGTGATGATGGTTTACTGGTGCTCATAGGCAAAAG ATATTGCCTAATTCCACCGTTTCATCCAAAAAACAACAACATTTGGAAGCTGGAAAAAGATG GCTACTTTTCAAGATTATTACAACTGGATAAAGTAACAAAATGTTGTCGCACCAAGTGA
- the LOC139868638 gene encoding uncharacterized protein yields the protein MNGLLNKNSTGETPFSFVYGTEVVIPAEILVPTKRVQSFDESSNGEGLRANLDMLEERREIAAIREAMNKQKISKYYDKRVKPMSFKVGEYVWCNNEASRVENTGKLGPNWEGPYEIIGTSATGSYILAEITGERAAAHGIDHPAL from the exons ATGAACGGGTTGTTAAATAAGAACAGCACCGGTGAAACTCCTTTCAGTTTTGTTTATGGGACTGAAGTTGTTATCCCTGCAGAAATATTGGTGCCCACAAAGAGAGTTCAAAGCTTTGATGAGTCAAGCAATGGTGAAGGCTTGCGCGCTAACCTAGATATGTTAGAGGAGCGTAGAGAAATTGCAGCTATAAGAGAGGCCATGAACAAGCAGAAAATCTCTAAGTATTATGATAAGCGCGTCAAGCCGATGTCATTCAAAGTAGGAGAGTATGTATGGTGCAATAATGAGGCGAGCCGAGTAGAGAATACTGGAAAGCTTGGGCCCAATTGGGAGGGTCCCTATGAAATAATTGGCACAAGTGCTACAGGATCTTATATCCTAGCTGAAATAACTGGAGAACGG GCTGCAGCACATGGGATTGATCACCCCGCACTATGA